From Xyrauchen texanus isolate HMW12.3.18 chromosome 9, RBS_HiC_50CHRs, whole genome shotgun sequence, the proteins below share one genomic window:
- the ptbp2b gene encoding polypyrimidine tract-binding protein 2b isoform X2, whose translation MDGMASDVAVGVKRTSDELLSGGLYSSLNSSVTANGSDSKKLRVEDSMESPPSRVIHIRKLPNEVSETEVIALGLPFGKVTNILMLKGKNQAFLELGTEEAAVTMVNYYTAVTPQVRNVPVFIQYSNHKELKTDSALNQRAQAVLQAVSAVQEGGSPSSDTAGENLLAPAPSPVLRIIIDNMFYPVTLDVLQQIFSKFGTVMKIITFTKNNQFQALLQFSDPVNAQQAKLSLDGQNIYNSCCTLRIDFSKLVNLNVKYNNDKSRDYTRPELPAGDGQPPVDPSVAAALNKDSTSLLGAISPLSAAAAAAAAAGRVALSGHSGPGGVLLVSNLNDEMVTPQSLFTLFGVYGDVQRVKILYNKKDSALIQMSDGNQAQLAMSHLNGQKMYGKIIRVTVSKHQTVQLPREGLDDQGLTKDFTSSPLHRFKKPGSKNFQNIFPPSATLHLSNIPENVTEEDIRLLFSNSGGTVKAFKFFQDRKMSLLQMSTVEEAIQALIDLHNYDMGRGHRLRVSFSKSTI comes from the exons CATGGCCAGTGATGTTGCAGTTGGTGTGAAG AGAACCTCAGATGAATTGCTGTCTGGCGGTCTCTACAGCAGTCTAAATTCTTCAGTCACTG CTAATGGAAGTGACAGTAAAAAACTAAGGGTGGAGGACAGCATGGAGAGCCCACCATCCAGAGTCATTCATATTCGGAAGCTCCCAAATGAGGTTTCTGAGACTGAAGTCATCGCCTTGGGTTTGCCCTTTGGAAAGGTCACTAATATCCTGATGCTTAAAGGCAAAAATCAG gcatttttggagcttggaacaGAGGAAGCAGCTGTTACCATGGTGAATTACTACACAGCTGTTACACCTCAAGTGCGTAATGTCccagtgtttattcagtactccAACCACAAAGAGCTTAAGACTGACAGTGCCCTCAACCAG CGAGCTCAGGCTGTGCTGCAGGCGGTATCAGCGGTTCAGGAGGGTGGCTCTCCAAGCTCGGACACGGCAGGCGAGAATTTGTTAGCGCCTGCACCCAGCCCAGTGCTGCGAATAATCATCGACAATATGTTCTACCCAGTCACCCTGGACGTCCTCCAGCAG ATCTTCTCCAAGTTTGGGACCGTCATGAAGATAATCACATTTACCAAAAATAATCAGTTCCAGGCTCTTCTGCAGTTCAGTGATCCAGTCAATGCCCAGCAGGCCAAACTG TCCTTGGATGGCCAGAACATATACAATTCCTGCTGCACTTTGCGCATCGACTTCTCCAAGCTGGTCAACCTGAATGTAAAATACAACAACGACAAAAGCCGGGATTATACTCGGCCCGAGCTGCCTGCAGGAGACGGCCAGCCACCAGTAGACCcatctgtggctgctgctctgaACAAAGACTCCACCTCCCTACTTG GGGCCATCAGCCCTCTGAGTGCAGCGGCCGCAGCGGCAGCAGCAGCAGGGAGGGTGGCGTTGTCAGGACATTCAGGACCGGGTGGAGTGCTCCTGGTCAGCAATCTCAACGACGAG ATGGTTACGCCCCAAAGTCTGTTTACCCTCTTCG GTGTCTATGGTGATGTGCAGCGCGTGAAGATCCTTTACAATAAGAAGGACAGTGCTCTTATCCAGATGTCTGATGGAAACCAAGCACAGTTGG CTATGAGCCATCTGAATGGGCAGAAGATGTATGGAAAGATCATTCGTGTGACCGTCTCTAAGCACCAGACAGTACAGCTGCCCAGAGAGGGGTTAGATGATCAGGGCCTGACCAAAGACTTCACGAGTTCCCCTCTGCATCGCTTCAAGAAGCCTGGATCTAAGAACTTCCAGAACATCTTCCCCCCTTCGGCTACACTCCATCTCTCAAACATCCC TGAAAATGTGACAGAGGAGGATATTCGACTGCTCTTTTCAAACTCCGGTGGAACAGTGAAAGCATTCAAGTTTTTCCA AGATCGCAAAATGTCTCTGCTGCAGATGTCCACAGTGGAGGAGGCAATTCAGGCACTCATCGACCTTCACAACTATGACATGGGCCGTGGCCATCGCCTGAGAGTGTCCTTCTCAAAGTCCACCATCTGA
- the ptbp2b gene encoding polypyrimidine tract-binding protein 2b isoform X1 translates to MDGMASDVAVGVKRTSDELLSGGLYSSLNSSVTANGSDSKKLRVEDSMESPPSRVIHIRKLPNEVSETEVIALGLPFGKVTNILMLKGKNQAFLELGTEEAAVTMVNYYTAVTPQVRNVPVFIQYSNHKELKTDSALNQRAQAVLQAVSAVQEGGSPSSDTAGENLLAPAPSPVLRIIIDNMFYPVTLDVLQQIFSKFGTVMKIITFTKNNQFQALLQFSDPVNAQQAKLSLDGQNIYNSCCTLRIDFSKLVNLNVKYNNDKSRDYTRPELPAGDGQPPVDPSVAAALNKDSTSLLGTPSGMVTSYSSGGGFPSSLGAISPLSAAAAAAAAAGRVALSGHSGPGGVLLVSNLNDEMVTPQSLFTLFGVYGDVQRVKILYNKKDSALIQMSDGNQAQLAMSHLNGQKMYGKIIRVTVSKHQTVQLPREGLDDQGLTKDFTSSPLHRFKKPGSKNFQNIFPPSATLHLSNIPENVTEEDIRLLFSNSGGTVKAFKFFQDRKMSLLQMSTVEEAIQALIDLHNYDMGRGHRLRVSFSKSTI, encoded by the exons CATGGCCAGTGATGTTGCAGTTGGTGTGAAG AGAACCTCAGATGAATTGCTGTCTGGCGGTCTCTACAGCAGTCTAAATTCTTCAGTCACTG CTAATGGAAGTGACAGTAAAAAACTAAGGGTGGAGGACAGCATGGAGAGCCCACCATCCAGAGTCATTCATATTCGGAAGCTCCCAAATGAGGTTTCTGAGACTGAAGTCATCGCCTTGGGTTTGCCCTTTGGAAAGGTCACTAATATCCTGATGCTTAAAGGCAAAAATCAG gcatttttggagcttggaacaGAGGAAGCAGCTGTTACCATGGTGAATTACTACACAGCTGTTACACCTCAAGTGCGTAATGTCccagtgtttattcagtactccAACCACAAAGAGCTTAAGACTGACAGTGCCCTCAACCAG CGAGCTCAGGCTGTGCTGCAGGCGGTATCAGCGGTTCAGGAGGGTGGCTCTCCAAGCTCGGACACGGCAGGCGAGAATTTGTTAGCGCCTGCACCCAGCCCAGTGCTGCGAATAATCATCGACAATATGTTCTACCCAGTCACCCTGGACGTCCTCCAGCAG ATCTTCTCCAAGTTTGGGACCGTCATGAAGATAATCACATTTACCAAAAATAATCAGTTCCAGGCTCTTCTGCAGTTCAGTGATCCAGTCAATGCCCAGCAGGCCAAACTG TCCTTGGATGGCCAGAACATATACAATTCCTGCTGCACTTTGCGCATCGACTTCTCCAAGCTGGTCAACCTGAATGTAAAATACAACAACGACAAAAGCCGGGATTATACTCGGCCCGAGCTGCCTGCAGGAGACGGCCAGCCACCAGTAGACCcatctgtggctgctgctctgaACAAAGACTCCACCTCCCTACTTG GTACTCCCTCTGGAATGGTAACTTCCTACTCTAGTGGTGGAGGGTTTCCATCTTCTCTAG GGGCCATCAGCCCTCTGAGTGCAGCGGCCGCAGCGGCAGCAGCAGCAGGGAGGGTGGCGTTGTCAGGACATTCAGGACCGGGTGGAGTGCTCCTGGTCAGCAATCTCAACGACGAG ATGGTTACGCCCCAAAGTCTGTTTACCCTCTTCG GTGTCTATGGTGATGTGCAGCGCGTGAAGATCCTTTACAATAAGAAGGACAGTGCTCTTATCCAGATGTCTGATGGAAACCAAGCACAGTTGG CTATGAGCCATCTGAATGGGCAGAAGATGTATGGAAAGATCATTCGTGTGACCGTCTCTAAGCACCAGACAGTACAGCTGCCCAGAGAGGGGTTAGATGATCAGGGCCTGACCAAAGACTTCACGAGTTCCCCTCTGCATCGCTTCAAGAAGCCTGGATCTAAGAACTTCCAGAACATCTTCCCCCCTTCGGCTACACTCCATCTCTCAAACATCCC TGAAAATGTGACAGAGGAGGATATTCGACTGCTCTTTTCAAACTCCGGTGGAACAGTGAAAGCATTCAAGTTTTTCCA AGATCGCAAAATGTCTCTGCTGCAGATGTCCACAGTGGAGGAGGCAATTCAGGCACTCATCGACCTTCACAACTATGACATGGGCCGTGGCCATCGCCTGAGAGTGTCCTTCTCAAAGTCCACCATCTGA